ATTTAATAAAAATATCCAATTTTGAAGCTCCCATACTTTTAAAAAGCTCTAGATGTTCTTCTTTTATTGATTTTAATCCCTGAGAAATATTTATAGTTACAGGGAAAAATGTAATAATTATTGCAACTAAAACTTTTGACCATATGGAATATCCAAACCATAAAATAAATATTGGAGCTATAGTGGTTATTGGAATTGTTTGGCTAGTCACAATTATAGGATATATTGCATTTTCTATACTTTTGTTTATATCCATAAATATTGCTAGTACTATAGCTAATACTAATGATATAGCTAAAGAAATAAATGAAATCTTTAATGTAGCTATCAAATGATGACAAATCAATATTTTTTTTAATTGCCAAAACCTCTCTATAATAAGAGTTGGCCAAGGTAATATAAAAGCTAGATTTACATATCTTGCTAATATTTCCCAAAATAAGAATAATATAATTGATAAAATCAAGGCTGGGGAATTTTTCTTCATCTACTTACCACCTCCTATATCAATTAAAATTTTCTCTTTAACCTCTTTTATAAATTCTAAATCCAATTTTTTTTCTTTAGGAATTATATATTCTTTAAAAGAATCTAAAGGTCTATTTTGACAAACTAAAATCCTATCAGATAAAAAAATAGCTTCATTTATATCATGAGTTATAAATATTATACTCTTATCAAAATCTTTTAGAACTTCTAGTAACCATTTTTGTAAGTTTTCTTTTGTTATAGCATCTAAAGCACTAAAAGGCTCATCTAATAAAAGAATATCAGCATCTGTTAACAAAGTTCTAATAAAAGAAACTCTTTGTTTCATTCCTCCTGACAACTCATAAGGATATTTTTCTTCATATTTCTCTAAATTTAATTTCTTTAGATAATCAATAGCCTTTTTTTTCTCTTCATTAAGATTTTTTTTACTTAGTTCCGATGGAAGAAGTATATTTTCTAAAACATTTCTCCAAGGAAGAAGAAG
The DNA window shown above is from Fusobacterium perfoetens ATCC 29250 and carries:
- a CDS encoding ABC transporter permease; this translates as MKKNSPALILSIILFLFWEILARYVNLAFILPWPTLIIERFWQLKKILICHHLIATLKISFISLAISLVLAIVLAIFMDINKSIENAIYPIIVTSQTIPITTIAPIFILWFGYSIWSKVLVAIIITFFPVTINISQGLKSIKEEHLELFKSMGASKLDIFIKLKIPSTLPYFFSSLKMAIPFVIIGTTIGEWLGANEGLGYFSKRMMTQLDGAGVFAPAILISIIVVLIVKFISLIEDKLLIWVKK
- a CDS encoding ABC transporter ATP-binding protein, with amino-acid sequence MKEEFFKTSEIVLKVENISFFYDKKDLLIKDLSFSLKKNEFLSIIGSSGCGKSTIIKLISGIKKMNSGDIVGKKTAYMPQKDLLLPWRNVLENILLPSELSKKNLNEEKKKAIDYLKKLNLEKYEEKYPYELSGGMKQRVSFIRTLLTDADILLLDEPFSALDAITKENLQKWLLEVLKDFDKSIIFITHDINEAIFLSDRILVCQNRPLDSFKEYIIPKEKKLDLEFIKEVKEKILIDIGGGK